The following proteins come from a genomic window of Nitrospira sp.:
- a CDS encoding cysteine desulfurase, producing the protein MKLPIFLDNHSTTPMDPRVLEAMLPYFVEKFGNAASRSHAFGWAAEEAVEQARKQIAKLIKADSKEIVFTSGATESDNLALKGALEMYKEKGTHIITATTEHRAVLDTAKSLEAKGLATVTYLPVDKFGMVNPQDVQNAITDKTILISVMLANNEIGTINPIQEIGKIAKAKGVLFHCDATQGVGKIPVDVQAMGIDLMSFSAHKIYGPKGVGALYVRKRNPRVRIAAQMDGGGHERGMRSGTLPVPLIVGFGKACEICEQEMTVETARLTKMRDRLQTDIMAALEESYLNGHPTNRLPGNLNISFAYVEGESLLMGMKDIALSSGSACTSATLEPSYVLRALGVGTELAHSSIRFGLGRFNTDDEIDYTIKKVIEVVTKLREMSPLYEMAKEGVDLKSVQWAAH; encoded by the coding sequence ATGAAGCTTCCCATTTTCCTCGATAACCATTCCACCACTCCCATGGACCCGCGAGTTCTGGAGGCCATGCTGCCCTATTTCGTGGAAAAGTTCGGTAATGCCGCCAGTCGTAGTCATGCCTTTGGCTGGGCCGCAGAAGAAGCGGTGGAACAAGCCCGCAAACAGATTGCGAAGCTCATCAAGGCCGACTCAAAAGAAATCGTCTTCACCAGCGGCGCCACTGAATCGGACAATTTGGCGTTGAAGGGCGCCTTGGAGATGTACAAGGAGAAAGGCACCCACATCATCACGGCAACCACGGAACATCGGGCCGTGCTTGATACGGCCAAGTCTCTTGAAGCCAAAGGGCTGGCAACCGTGACCTATCTGCCGGTCGACAAGTTCGGCATGGTGAATCCACAGGACGTGCAAAATGCCATCACCGACAAGACGATCTTGATCTCGGTCATGCTGGCCAACAATGAAATCGGCACGATCAATCCCATCCAGGAAATCGGTAAGATCGCGAAAGCGAAAGGGGTGCTGTTCCATTGCGATGCCACCCAGGGTGTCGGGAAAATACCGGTCGATGTCCAGGCCATGGGCATCGATCTCATGTCGTTCTCAGCCCACAAAATCTACGGACCCAAGGGAGTCGGAGCGCTCTACGTCAGGAAGCGGAATCCCCGCGTACGAATCGCGGCGCAGATGGACGGAGGGGGTCATGAACGTGGCATGCGGTCCGGCACCTTACCGGTACCATTAATCGTCGGATTCGGAAAAGCCTGTGAAATTTGCGAGCAGGAAATGACAGTGGAGACAGCACGGCTGACTAAGATGCGCGACCGTCTCCAGACAGACATCATGGCGGCTCTCGAAGAAAGTTATCTGAACGGCCATCCGACGAACCGTTTGCCGGGCAACCTCAATATTTCGTTCGCCTACGTCGAAGGTGAATCACTGCTCATGGGCATGAAGGATATTGCGCTCTCGTCCGGTTCGGCCTGCACATCAGCCACCCTGGAACCTTCATATGTATTGCGCGCACTCGGCGTCGGAACCGAGCTCGCTCACTCCTCGATCCGTTTCGGTTTGGGTCGTTTCAACACCGATGACGAGATTGACTATACGATCAAGAAGGTTATTGAGGTGGTGACTAAGTTGCGCGAAATGTCCCCGCTCTATGAAATGGCGAAAGAGGGCGTGGACCTGAAATCCGTTCAGTGGGCGGCACACTAA